The Methylocaldum marinum genome includes the window GGCGACCGTAGTCTTGACCGGGGTGCGTCCGGGCGGCCGTTCGTCGATGACGGAAAGATCGAGATCGGCATAGCCGAGCATGGCCAGCGTTCTCGGGATCGGCGTGGCGGTCATGATGAGCTGGTGCGGATACAGGCCGTCCTGCAGGCCTTTCTCACGCAGCGCCAGCCGTTGGTGTACGCCGAATCGGTGCTGCTCGTCGATGATCACGAGTCCGAGACGGTGAAATACGACCTGTTCCTGAAACAGGGCATGGGTTCCGATGACGATGCCGGCGGTGCCGCGGCTGATCGCTTCCAGCTCGGTTTTTCGCGCTTCGCCCTTGAGACGCCCCGACAGGAAGGCGATGTGTACGCCGAACGGTTCGAGCCACTGTCGGAAATTCCGGAAATGCTGCTCGGCCAGGAGTTCGGTGGGGGCCATGATGCCGACCTGATAGTTGGACGACAGCGCGGTCAGCGCGGCATGAGCCGCCACCACCGTCTTGCCCGAGCCGACATCGCCTTGAACCAGGCGCATCATGGGACGGCTGGAAGCCAGGTCGGTTTCGATTTCGGAAATCACGCGGCATTGGGCAGCCGTTAGCGAAAACGGCAGGCTGCGCAAGAATTGGTTCGCTGCCTCCCGATTGGTATGCATCAGCGGCGCTCGATGGGCCTGCATCTTGGCTCGGAAGCGGCTCAGGCTCAGATGGTGGCCGAGCAGTTCTTCGAAGGCGAGACGCGAACGAGCCGCCGCCAGGCGTGGAGACGCTTCGCCGCAGCCGGGTGGCGGTTGATGCAGCAGCCGCAGCGCATCGAGCAGCTGCAACCGGCTCGCCGGAGGGATCAGCGTGTCGGGCAGCAACTCCGGAAGCCGGGTTGCGTCCGCCAGGGACAAGGCTTGTGCGGTCAGCCTGCGGATGGCCTTCTGATGGACGCCTTCGGTCAGGGGATAGACCGGCGTCAGCGCTTGTTCCGAGACCTCGGTTTCCGCGTCGTCGATCACCTTATAATCGGGATGGGTCATTTCCAGTCCGGCGTAACCGGACCGAACTTCGCCATAGCAGCCGAGTCGCTTGCCGCGGGCCAGTTGCTCGCGCTGCTTGGCCGTGTAATGGAAGAAGCGCAGATCGAGGAACCCGGTGCCGTCGCCGATCCGAACGATCAGTGAACGGCGGCCTTTGGGAAGGATTTCCGCGAGTTCGATCCGGCCTTCCAACAGCGCATGATCGCCGGGTTTCAGATGCCCGATCGGCGTAACGTGCGTTCGGTCCTCGTAACGCAGCGGCAGGTGGAAAAGCAGATCGCCGACAGTCGTAATCCCCAGCTTTTCCAGCCGCTTGAGAGTCTGTGCGCCCGCTCCCTTGAGAGTGGCTGCCGGGAGTTCGTCGAGCGATTGATTGTGGGAAGCCAAATAGCCGGGGACGCTTATTTCGCCAGAACCATGATCGCGTCCATTTCGACCCCGGCGCCGCGTGGCAGGGATGCTACGCCGATAGCGGCGCGGGCGGGGTAGGGCTCGGCGAAATACTCCGCCATGATTTCGTTCACCAGCGGAA containing:
- the recG gene encoding ATP-dependent DNA helicase RecG — its product is MASHNQSLDELPAATLKGAGAQTLKRLEKLGITTVGDLLFHLPLRYEDRTHVTPIGHLKPGDHALLEGRIELAEILPKGRRSLIVRIGDGTGFLDLRFFHYTAKQREQLARGKRLGCYGEVRSGYAGLEMTHPDYKVIDDAETEVSEQALTPVYPLTEGVHQKAIRRLTAQALSLADATRLPELLPDTLIPPASRLQLLDALRLLHQPPPGCGEASPRLAAARSRLAFEELLGHHLSLSRFRAKMQAHRAPLMHTNREAANQFLRSLPFSLTAAQCRVISEIETDLASSRPMMRLVQGDVGSGKTVVAAHAALTALSSNYQVGIMAPTELLAEQHFRNFRQWLEPFGVHIAFLSGRLKGEARKTELEAISRGTAGIVIGTHALFQEQVVFHRLGLVIIDEQHRFGVHQRLALREKGLQDGLYPHQLIMTATPIPRTLAMLGYADLDLSVIDERPPGRTPVKTTVAPTSRRADIVARITDWVSRGRQAYWVCTLIEESEVLQCEAAEKTAVTLAEALPDVRVALIHGRLKPAEKEAVMQAFKERHFDLLVATTVIEVGVDVPNASLMIIENAERLGLAQLHQLRGRVGRGPGEAHCVLLYLPPLSETAKQRLGILRDSDDGFVIAEKDLELRGPGELLGTRQTGQIQFRIADLSRDGHLLDAVAQAAAVLFRDYPDRAERLIRRWVGHSVQYAGA